From Myxococcus xanthus, a single genomic window includes:
- a CDS encoding OPT/YSL family transporter → MSHPVSGLSGTDPSEVAPAPSLALVTERPAPLELTTRALGMGLLIGGLLAITNVYMGLKTGWWESGSVTAAVLGFSALASVSRRRGAPYTPLENNLTQTAAAAVGAMPAAAGLLGALPALALLGTSVPGWGVAVWSVALGVLGVLAAHLLRRRLVAQEALPFPTGIATAELITAMHASTGDTVRAGRGRLLAGAGVAAVAVTAARDAFKWLPGMTALPGTLAGLPAASLTWGVGWSPMLLAIGMMTGPRLGLSMLAGAAVAWGLLAPGLAGMGALADTRYETLSAWLTWPGVGLMVGSALAALLAQARDFLSAARDVSSLGRGAAVPSWALGAGLAACVLAVVVGSALFGLGVPYMLLALVLVLPLCAVCARGAGQVDVSPVTQMGQVTQVIFGALLPGAMAPNVAAGAVVSGAAAQTGVSMWSLKAGHLLGASARHQLAAQLVGVLAGSVVGVPVYLLLSRTYGLGSEALPAPFAHQFRAVAEVAVRGLDGLPPHAALAACVAVGVGALLTWVSRGRAARWLPLPVALGIGFILPAYYAVTLCLGALGLAAARWRWPQAADRNTSTLAAGAIAGESLAGVLIAALMAFGLT, encoded by the coding sequence ATGAGCCACCCGGTGAGTGGCCTCTCTGGAACGGACCCCTCGGAGGTCGCGCCCGCGCCCTCCCTGGCCCTGGTGACGGAGCGCCCCGCGCCGCTGGAGTTGACGACACGCGCGCTGGGCATGGGTCTGCTCATTGGTGGGCTGCTGGCCATCACCAATGTGTACATGGGGTTGAAGACGGGCTGGTGGGAGAGCGGCTCCGTCACCGCCGCGGTGCTGGGCTTCAGCGCCCTGGCCTCGGTGTCCCGCAGGCGTGGCGCGCCCTATACGCCGTTGGAGAACAACCTCACGCAGACGGCGGCGGCGGCCGTGGGGGCCATGCCGGCGGCGGCGGGCCTCTTGGGCGCGTTGCCAGCGCTGGCGCTGCTGGGCACCTCCGTCCCGGGCTGGGGTGTGGCGGTGTGGAGCGTGGCGCTGGGGGTGTTGGGCGTGCTCGCCGCGCACCTGTTGCGGCGGCGGCTGGTAGCCCAGGAGGCCCTGCCGTTTCCCACCGGCATCGCCACCGCGGAGCTGATTACCGCGATGCACGCGTCCACGGGCGACACGGTCCGCGCGGGCCGTGGACGGCTGCTGGCGGGCGCGGGCGTGGCGGCGGTGGCGGTGACCGCCGCGCGGGATGCGTTCAAATGGCTGCCTGGGATGACGGCGCTGCCCGGCACGCTGGCGGGCCTTCCCGCCGCGTCGCTGACGTGGGGCGTGGGGTGGAGCCCCATGCTGCTGGCCATTGGCATGATGACGGGGCCGCGCCTGGGCCTGAGCATGCTGGCGGGCGCGGCGGTGGCGTGGGGCCTGCTGGCGCCGGGGCTCGCGGGCATGGGTGCGCTGGCGGACACGCGCTACGAGACGCTCTCCGCCTGGCTCACGTGGCCGGGCGTGGGGCTGATGGTGGGCTCGGCCCTGGCGGCGCTGTTGGCGCAGGCGCGCGACTTCCTGAGCGCGGCGCGTGACGTGAGCAGCCTGGGGCGGGGCGCGGCGGTGCCGTCCTGGGCGCTGGGCGCGGGCCTGGCGGCGTGCGTGCTGGCGGTGGTGGTGGGCTCGGCGCTGTTCGGCCTCGGCGTGCCGTACATGCTGCTGGCGCTGGTACTGGTGCTGCCCCTGTGCGCGGTGTGCGCGCGCGGCGCGGGACAGGTGGACGTGTCCCCTGTGACGCAGATGGGGCAGGTGACGCAGGTCATCTTCGGCGCGCTGCTGCCGGGGGCCATGGCGCCCAACGTCGCCGCGGGCGCCGTGGTGTCAGGCGCGGCCGCGCAGACGGGCGTCAGCATGTGGTCGCTCAAGGCGGGGCACCTGCTGGGGGCCTCCGCGCGCCACCAGCTCGCCGCGCAGCTCGTGGGCGTGCTGGCGGGCTCGGTGGTGGGCGTGCCGGTGTACCTGCTGCTGTCCAGGACGTACGGCCTGGGCTCGGAGGCGCTGCCCGCGCCCTTCGCCCATCAGTTCCGCGCGGTGGCGGAGGTGGCGGTGCGAGGGCTGGACGGGCTGCCGCCTCACGCGGCCCTGGCGGCCTGCGTGGCCGTGGGCGTGGGCGCGCTGCTCACCTGGGTGTCCCGTGGCCGGGCGGCGCGGTGGCTGCCGCTGCCGGTGGCGCTGGGCATCGGCTTCATCCTGCCGGCCTACTACGCGGTGACGCTGTGCCTGGGCGCGCTGGGACTGGCGGCGGCGCGTTGGCGCTGGCCCCAGGCGGCGGACCGGAACACGTCCACGCTGGCGGCGGGCGCCATCGCGGGCGAGTCGCTGGCGGGCGTGCTCATCGCCGCGTTGATGGCCTTCGGCCTCACGTAG
- a CDS encoding protein kinase domain-containing protein has translation MPRCQTCGRRWEGSHAPCPPGPPPQGDTPSPSPVPAVPGYQVDGVFARGGFGVLLGAQREADGLRVAIKVARGSNWLGRAQLARESEALRVLGPPTVPALYEAGALTGGARFLAMEYVPLPTLADRLARAAGPLPAEELAPRALAVVDTVAQVHAHGLAHCDLKPEHLFVDETTGRVRVFDFGLVRGATTESASQPSDASTPSDASGFAGTAEYMAPEQCAGNADISTRTDVYALGVLLYEMLTGRPPFFGPTPDVLQAHLSLRPPPPSDFAPVPPAVEEVVLRCLAKEPARRPENAAALGSALREAFEHAHRATEPATPRPAAPGEPRPAQVRRSVAILFLTSRANPVSLQKALASYGGHLAFSDAQRIAAVFDPDAGENPVRRAMRAAEGLAERGLSPNGLVDVSAVTVQRRPTGAPRYLGAILSREDRYPSGPEAHGLLLSPAAAEAVPEVPCMEVPELRGLLRPAPPGVAPRPDITVLQLGSEVLVGREAELAELLESARSAVGGATPTIVTVLSERGLGKSHLAATLARRLRLLLPHARVYSSRSREPVQGDPDGTLRTLLRCALNAFERDDTDTEQQTRAAILQRLGPTLGTELWPGVAATLGWYTPGGPELQSWAAAPGALRSLAMRAAGELLAANARERPLCLVLDDGHFAEETALDALEYACLAEASVPLWVCVLARPGFEKSRPTWGTRAAKQATLALPVLAADQAQSLCRLLLKPVENVPAQAVERIVERAQYVPLYLVELVRGLKRQGLVRQRAPGGSWYLVTDGLEKVPELRLVEWLADRELGALPPSLAAHARLCAMLGTDFTAATAEGVVRELEREGAAGGFPLDAGHATKRLLDSGLLVSHRHDGLSFRNELLREAVASTLPAAEREHVHHAAYRYFLSAAGAGERQRLPRLALHAAAAGRRDEAAALSIDLAESARGRHAFLDAEAMYTRALELLEPTDELRCLTALRGRGLMRIRIGRYDDSLADFAAARERARRLGHTRTEVELLLDEAMALDWVNDYTRSEARALEAQHLAATVASPYVQARLLLALGRAQFRKGEWQEARMPLEAAAERARRLGDAGYETQVVAQLLLAVILPNLGDIDETEHVLTEVITACTERGDHFHLGSAINNRRNLWVARKELSRALKDQERFMHLGRELGMVGWEYFAEHNLGELHYQAGDADAAAPHIARAIALERRHPEVASRPWALLLQARALAWMGRHTRAREVLAQVRHVMAEGPPGVELSPSEEVLFSMVELATRDAAPEAWWSLRERSAQVSVEQEPLEVLEMMGLAALRRGDREEAARVLREALERARHVPNLMEGRIRRSLEKVHESSSTT, from the coding sequence GTGCCGCGATGCCAGACATGCGGACGGCGCTGGGAAGGCTCTCATGCGCCGTGCCCGCCAGGACCGCCTCCGCAGGGAGACACGCCCTCGCCGTCCCCTGTGCCCGCTGTTCCGGGCTACCAGGTGGACGGCGTCTTCGCGCGAGGAGGCTTCGGCGTGCTGCTGGGCGCCCAGCGCGAAGCGGACGGCCTGCGCGTGGCCATCAAGGTGGCCCGTGGGAGCAACTGGTTGGGCCGCGCCCAACTCGCCCGTGAGTCGGAGGCCCTGCGCGTGCTCGGGCCGCCCACGGTGCCCGCGCTCTACGAGGCGGGCGCCCTGACGGGTGGCGCGCGCTTCCTGGCCATGGAGTACGTGCCGCTGCCCACCCTGGCGGACCGGCTGGCTCGCGCCGCGGGACCGCTGCCCGCCGAAGAGCTGGCGCCTCGCGCGCTGGCCGTGGTGGACACGGTGGCCCAGGTCCACGCACACGGGCTCGCCCACTGCGACCTCAAGCCGGAGCACCTCTTCGTCGACGAAACGACGGGCCGCGTGCGCGTCTTCGACTTCGGCCTGGTGCGGGGCGCCACCACGGAGAGCGCCTCGCAGCCCAGCGATGCCTCCACGCCCAGTGACGCGTCTGGCTTCGCCGGCACCGCGGAGTACATGGCCCCCGAGCAATGTGCGGGCAACGCGGACATCTCCACGCGCACGGACGTGTACGCGCTGGGCGTCCTCCTCTACGAGATGCTCACCGGACGGCCGCCCTTCTTCGGCCCCACCCCGGACGTGCTCCAGGCCCACCTGTCGCTGCGCCCACCGCCCCCGTCCGACTTCGCGCCCGTGCCGCCCGCGGTGGAGGAGGTGGTGCTGCGCTGTCTGGCGAAGGAGCCCGCCCGCCGTCCGGAGAACGCCGCCGCGCTGGGCAGCGCGCTGCGCGAGGCCTTCGAGCACGCCCACCGCGCAACCGAGCCCGCGACGCCTCGGCCCGCGGCGCCGGGCGAACCGCGCCCCGCGCAGGTGCGCCGCTCCGTCGCCATCCTGTTCCTCACCTCGCGCGCCAACCCCGTGTCGCTCCAGAAGGCCCTGGCCTCCTATGGCGGCCACCTGGCCTTCTCCGACGCCCAGCGCATCGCCGCCGTCTTCGACCCGGACGCGGGAGAGAACCCGGTGCGCCGCGCCATGCGCGCCGCGGAAGGACTGGCGGAGCGGGGCCTTTCACCCAACGGCCTCGTGGACGTGTCCGCCGTCACCGTGCAGCGCCGCCCCACCGGCGCGCCGCGCTACCTGGGCGCCATCCTGTCCCGCGAGGACCGCTATCCCAGCGGGCCCGAGGCCCATGGCCTCCTGCTGTCTCCCGCCGCCGCCGAGGCCGTGCCCGAGGTGCCCTGCATGGAGGTGCCGGAGCTGCGGGGCCTGTTGCGCCCCGCGCCGCCGGGCGTCGCGCCTCGTCCGGACATCACCGTCCTCCAGCTCGGCAGCGAGGTGCTGGTGGGCCGCGAGGCGGAGCTGGCCGAGCTGCTGGAGAGCGCACGCTCCGCGGTGGGCGGCGCCACGCCCACCATCGTCACCGTCTTGAGCGAGCGAGGCCTGGGCAAGAGCCACCTGGCCGCCACCCTCGCCCGCCGCCTCCGCCTGCTGCTGCCCCACGCGCGGGTGTACAGCTCGCGCTCCCGGGAGCCGGTGCAGGGCGACCCCGACGGCACCCTGCGCACGCTGCTGCGGTGCGCACTCAACGCCTTCGAGCGCGACGACACGGACACCGAGCAGCAGACACGCGCCGCCATCCTCCAGCGCCTGGGCCCCACGCTGGGCACCGAGCTGTGGCCCGGCGTGGCCGCCACGCTGGGTTGGTACACGCCCGGGGGTCCGGAGCTCCAGAGCTGGGCCGCCGCGCCCGGTGCGCTTCGCTCGCTGGCCATGCGCGCCGCCGGTGAGCTGCTGGCCGCCAATGCCCGCGAGCGTCCGCTGTGCCTCGTCCTGGACGACGGGCACTTCGCGGAGGAGACGGCGCTGGACGCGCTGGAGTACGCCTGCCTCGCCGAGGCCAGTGTCCCGCTGTGGGTGTGCGTGCTGGCGCGCCCGGGCTTCGAGAAGAGCCGTCCCACCTGGGGCACTCGCGCCGCGAAGCAGGCCACGTTGGCCCTGCCGGTGCTGGCGGCCGACCAGGCGCAGTCGCTGTGCCGCCTGCTGCTCAAGCCGGTGGAGAACGTGCCCGCGCAAGCGGTGGAGCGCATCGTCGAGCGCGCGCAATACGTCCCCCTCTACCTGGTGGAGCTGGTGCGCGGCCTCAAGCGCCAGGGCCTGGTGCGCCAGCGCGCGCCGGGAGGGAGCTGGTACCTCGTCACAGACGGGCTGGAGAAGGTGCCCGAGCTGCGGCTGGTGGAGTGGCTGGCGGACCGCGAGCTGGGCGCGCTGCCGCCATCGCTGGCCGCGCACGCGCGCCTGTGCGCGATGCTGGGCACGGACTTCACCGCGGCCACGGCCGAAGGCGTGGTGCGCGAGCTGGAGCGCGAAGGCGCCGCGGGCGGCTTCCCCCTGGACGCGGGCCACGCCACCAAGCGGCTCCTGGACTCCGGCCTGCTGGTGTCCCACCGCCACGATGGGTTGAGCTTCCGCAACGAGCTGCTGCGCGAGGCGGTGGCCTCCACCCTGCCCGCCGCCGAGCGCGAGCACGTCCACCACGCCGCCTACCGCTACTTCCTCAGCGCGGCCGGCGCCGGTGAGCGCCAGCGCCTGCCTCGCCTGGCCCTGCACGCGGCCGCCGCCGGGCGCCGCGACGAGGCCGCCGCGCTCTCCATCGACCTGGCCGAGTCCGCCCGGGGCCGCCACGCGTTCCTCGACGCCGAGGCCATGTACACACGGGCGCTGGAGCTGCTGGAGCCCACCGACGAGCTGCGCTGCCTCACCGCGCTGCGCGGCCGGGGCCTGATGCGCATCCGCATTGGCCGGTATGACGACTCGCTGGCGGACTTCGCCGCGGCCCGCGAGCGCGCCCGCCGGCTGGGCCACACGCGCACGGAGGTGGAGCTGTTGCTGGACGAGGCCATGGCGCTGGACTGGGTGAACGACTACACGCGCAGCGAGGCCCGCGCGCTGGAGGCCCAGCACCTGGCGGCCACCGTGGCCTCGCCCTACGTACAGGCGCGGCTGCTGCTGGCGCTGGGACGCGCCCAGTTCCGCAAGGGTGAGTGGCAGGAGGCGCGCATGCCCCTGGAGGCCGCCGCCGAGCGCGCGCGCCGCCTGGGCGACGCGGGCTATGAGACGCAGGTGGTGGCGCAGCTGCTGCTGGCCGTCATCCTTCCCAACCTGGGCGACATCGACGAGACGGAGCACGTGCTCACCGAAGTCATCACCGCCTGCACCGAGCGCGGTGACCACTTCCACCTGGGCAGCGCCATCAACAACCGGCGCAACTTGTGGGTGGCGCGCAAGGAGCTGTCGCGGGCGCTGAAGGACCAGGAGCGCTTCATGCACCTGGGACGCGAGCTGGGCATGGTGGGATGGGAGTACTTCGCCGAGCACAACCTCGGTGAGCTGCACTACCAGGCCGGCGACGCCGACGCCGCGGCGCCCCACATCGCTCGCGCCATCGCGTTGGAGCGACGGCACCCAGAGGTGGCGTCACGCCCGTGGGCCCTGCTGCTCCAGGCGCGGGCCCTGGCCTGGATGGGCCGGCACACCCGTGCCCGCGAGGTGCTAGCCCAGGTGCGGCACGTGATGGCGGAAGGCCCGCCGGGCGTGGAGCTGAGCCCGTCGGAGGAGGTACTCTTCTCCATGGTGGAGCTGGCCACCCGCGACGCCGCCCCCGAGGCGTGGTGGTCCCTGCGCGAGCGCTCCGCGCAGGTGTCCGTGGAGCAGGAGCCGCTGGAGGTCCTGGAGATGATGGGGCTGGCGGCGCTGCGCCGGGGCGACCGGGAAGAAGCCGCGCGCGTGCTGCGCGAGGCTCTGGAGCGCGCGCGGCACGTGCCCAACCTCATGGAGGGCCGCATCCGCCGCTCCCTGGAGAAGGTGCACGAGTCTTCGTCGACTACGTGA